From Solanum lycopersicum chromosome 8, SLM_r2.1, the proteins below share one genomic window:
- the LOC101263439 gene encoding uncharacterized protein has protein sequence MSVRLMKKILKEQEPAETQQLINSEDESESPPASSANFRNPFDLLDDEDDDDGGVDQENNADINGGSSSENNNEKQVSTTKTTPEAFVLSDSKFKKKKKKKNKQKSQPGAKDKGNSWNESLEQLSIEDDSSHLEHVAPDTGKYNPTNLNGRGKVVKQCISSVLQVDPKFLNAENELRRIFGSKVVNSFEKGHQTGSSRQSRGGRRGSQSHRKTILVCPLEHWPKWDGSLSMELVETRDGISDFRYVHTSSYSQAQKAFESAKAVHDFNGIVNILLHHPYHVDSLITLAEYYKFSGEQQMSADCTARCLYALECAWHPMFTPLVGNCQLKFSCEINKPLFSVLFSHMKNMDRRGCHRSALELCKLLLLLDPDDPMGVLFCIDYYSLRAEEYTWLEQFSEQYKSDNSLWLFPNFSYSLAVCRYYVENDEHAKEIKAEDLKASSVDLVKQALMLHPSVLKKLVTKVPLKDRAWTSIIKHNFFSSDQTGTPSLDHLINIYVERSYIIWRLPDLQKFLRDAALSVIETLQNDGTYARDWTCVRKEAFSSEKNEYSHLLVSDFSDSVPTLPPDNLQNFMVDPRGEVPNDAQPANHRVQDLTDRNAIAVLLESMLPWINYGSGHDQPEHDEQANEG, from the exons atgtCGGTTCGTTTGATGAAGAAAATCTTGAAGGAACAAGAACCAGCTGAGACTCAACAACTAATTAATAGCGAAGATGAATCTGAATCTCCTCCTGCTTCCTCCGCTAATTTTCGTAATCCATTCGATCTCCTTGACGACGAAGATGACGATGATGGTGGTGTTGACCAG GAAAACAATGCAGATATCAATGGCGGATCCTCAAGTGAGAACAACAATGAGAAGCAAGTGTCCACCACAAAAACCACTCCGGAAGCATTTGTGTTGTCAGATagcaaatttaagaaaaagaaaaagaagaaaaacaagcagAAGTCACAACCAGGAGCTAAGGATAAAGGGAACTCTTGGAATGAGTCATTAGAACAGTTATCAATTGAAGATGACTCTTCTCATCTGGAGCATGTTGCTCCTGATACTGGAAAATATAATCCGACAAATTTAAATGGCAGAGGAAAAGTGGTTAAGCAATGTATATCTTCTGTCTTACAAGTGGACCCAAAATTTCTTAATGCAGAAAATGAGCTCCGAAGGATATTTGGTTCTAAAGTGGTGAATTCATTCGAAAAAGGTCATCAAACTGGAAGTTCCAGACAGTCAAGAGGTGGAAGACGTGGGAGCCAGAGCCATCGAAAGACTATTCTTGTTTGTCCTTTAGAACATTGGCCAAAGTGGGATGGATCACTGTCGATGGAACTTGTGGAAACCAGAGATGGGATATCTGATTTTAG GTATGTACATACATCATCCTATAGCCAAGCCCAGAAAGCATTTGAAAGTGCTAAGGCAGTTCATGATTTTAATGGTATCGTGAATATTCTGTTGCATCATCCGTATCATGTTGACTCACTCATTACATTAGCTGAATATTACAAATTCAGTGGTGAACAACAAATGTCGGCTGATTGTACTGCAAGATGTCTGTATGCATTGGAATGTGCTTGGCATCCAATGTTCACTCCTTTAGTGGGCAACTGTCAACTTAAGTTTAGTTGTGAAATCAACAAACCGTTGTTCTCTGTGCTTTTCTCCCACATGAAAAACATGGATAGACGTGGTTGTCATCGGTCTGCCCTTGAGCTCTGCAAATTGTTGCTCCTACTAGATCCAGACGATCCAATGGGTGTCTTGTTCTGCATTGACTACTATTCTTTAAGAGCGGAGGAGTATACATGGCTTGAACAGTTCTCCGAGCAATATAAGAGTGATAATTCTTTGTGGTTATTTCCAAATTTCTCCTATTCTCTTGCTGTGTGCCGATACTATGTCGAAAATGATGAACATGCTAAAGAGATAAAGGCTGAAGATTTAAAAGCTTCTTCAGTAGATCTTGTGAAGCAGGCATTGATGCTACATCCTTCAGTCTTGAAAAAGTTGGTGACGAAGGTACCTTTAAAGGATAGAGCCTGGACTAGCATAATCAAACACAATTTCTTTAGCTCTGATCAAACTGGGACACCCTCCTTAGACCACTTGATAAACATATATGTCGAAAGGAGCTACATTATATGGAGGCTTCCTGACCTCCAGAAGTTTCTCAGGGATGCCGCACTTTCGGTGATTGAGACACTGCAGAATGATGGGACTTATGCCAGAGACTGGACATGTGTGAGAAAAGAAGCGTTTTCATCTGAGAAAAATGA GTATTCTCACTTGCTGGTATCAGATTTTTCTGATTCAGTTCCGACTTTGCCTCCTGataacttgcaaaatttcatGGTTGACCCAAGGGGAGAGGTGCCAAATGATGCACAGCCTGCAAACCACCGTGTCCAAGATCTGACAGATCGAAATGCAATTGCTGTCTTGCTCGAGTCTATGTTACCGTGGATTAACTATGGTTCAGGCCATGATCAGCCTGAACATGATGAGCAGGCCAATGAAGGATAG